A stretch of the Candidatus Jettenia sp. AMX2 genome encodes the following:
- a CDS encoding CdaR family protein has product MIKEIFTDNILTKFMAFVMAIALWLYATNRHTGDLTETVRLNISVPDGITVLEQSTEQIMIHLRGPQNIIENLGSMIKEQKIQATYVIRDSPDKIGDQERQTILISREHLNLPGDVKLVSLYPDRVNIVLGKLQKKRVRVNLQKKGEPATGYSIANEFIFPGEVEITGPLKVLRDVDSVNTVPIDIDGITTEQNRTFPWRIGIEQKVTVTQNEKSISVPIQSDEDVRVWLQITEQHDIRLFERVKIKILRPADYPYEIKLQDEFASVKVRGPKLALDRLTPEDILLYIDVTLLKPPGPYKQPLKAVLPKNIEVFDKLSEVRLDIRE; this is encoded by the coding sequence ATGATTAAAGAGATATTTACCGATAATATTCTCACAAAATTCATGGCATTTGTCATGGCTATTGCTCTTTGGCTGTATGCAACCAACCGGCATACCGGTGATTTAACCGAGACCGTCAGGTTGAATATTTCTGTTCCCGATGGAATAACGGTGCTTGAACAGAGTACGGAACAGATAATGATACACCTGCGGGGGCCTCAAAATATTATTGAAAATCTCGGGAGTATGATAAAAGAACAAAAAATCCAGGCAACCTATGTTATACGCGATTCTCCTGATAAAATCGGAGATCAGGAGAGACAAACCATTCTTATATCCCGTGAGCATCTGAATCTTCCCGGGGATGTCAAATTAGTATCCCTTTATCCGGACAGAGTCAATATAGTACTTGGTAAATTGCAAAAAAAGAGGGTGAGGGTAAATTTACAGAAAAAAGGTGAGCCAGCTACCGGCTATAGTATTGCAAACGAATTTATATTTCCGGGAGAAGTGGAGATAACAGGGCCTCTCAAGGTATTAAGAGACGTTGATTCCGTTAACACCGTACCGATCGATATTGATGGAATTACTACGGAGCAAAACCGCACGTTTCCATGGAGAATCGGAATTGAACAAAAAGTAACGGTTACGCAAAATGAAAAAAGTATTTCAGTACCCATTCAAAGTGATGAAGATGTAAGGGTGTGGTTGCAGATAACGGAACAACATGATATAAGATTATTTGAAAGGGTAAAGATTAAAATATTGAGGCCTGCAGATTATCCCTATGAAATAAAATTGCAGGATGAATTTGCCAGTGTAAAAGTACGGGGACCTAAACTTGCCCTGGACAGGCTTACTCCGGAAGATATTTTATTATATATTGATGTTACTTTATTGAAACCACCAGGACCATATAAACAACCACTAAAAGCTGTATTACCAAAAAACATAGAAGTCTTTGATAAATTATCTGAGGTTCGTTTGGATATTCGCGAATGA
- a CDS encoding pyridoxine 5'-phosphate synthase → MIKLGVNVDHIATIRQARRTFEPDPVAAALLATFGGADVITVHLREDRRHIQGRDVRLLKEVVFTKLNLEMSVAPDIVDSAIEIKPDQVTLVPEKRLEITTEGGLDVVSQKKVITDVIKRLTEAGICVSLFIDPEENQISVSKDTGAQFIELHTGNYALAKDDVKRGEFVEKLRAGLTAAQKSGLRVNAGHGLTYHNVGLIVESLDVEELHIGHSIVSRAVFVGIEKAVSEMKELIVRHSLQKQPRS, encoded by the coding sequence ATGATAAAGCTGGGAGTGAATGTTGACCATATTGCCACCATCCGGCAGGCAAGAAGGACGTTCGAACCGGATCCTGTTGCAGCAGCGTTGCTTGCTACATTTGGAGGTGCAGATGTTATCACTGTTCATTTAAGAGAAGACCGGAGGCATATACAGGGCCGTGATGTAAGATTGCTGAAAGAAGTGGTGTTTACCAAGTTGAATCTCGAAATGTCTGTTGCACCTGATATAGTCGATAGCGCAATTGAAATAAAACCTGATCAGGTTACCCTTGTTCCCGAAAAAAGACTGGAAATTACAACCGAAGGGGGGTTGGATGTCGTCTCTCAGAAAAAAGTGATTACCGATGTTATAAAAAGACTCACGGAAGCCGGTATATGCGTTAGTCTTTTTATCGATCCGGAAGAGAATCAGATATCTGTGTCAAAGGATACCGGTGCACAATTCATTGAGCTGCATACGGGAAATTATGCCCTTGCGAAGGACGATGTGAAGCGGGGTGAATTCGTTGAAAAACTCCGGGCAGGGTTAACTGCTGCACAAAAGTCAGGTTTGCGGGTAAACGCCGGACATGGATTGACATATCATAATGTCGGGCTTATAGTGGAATCTTTGGATGTGGAAGAGTTGCACATCGGGCACAGTATTGTTTCGCGGGCAGTTTTTGTTGGTATTGAAAAGGCTGTTTCTGAAATGAAGGAATTAATAGTCAGACATAGTCTGCAAAAACAACCACGGAGTTGA
- the dapA gene encoding 4-hydroxy-tetrahydrodipicolinate synthase, with translation MFKGSFVALVTPFKNGQVDYGKLKELVEFHIENGTNGIVPCGTTGESATLSFDEHKQIITEVVNTVNGRVSVLAGTGSNNTREALHLTQHAKNVGANGSLLITPYYNKPTAEGLYRHYRTIAEEVDIPMVIYNVPSRTGISILPETVAKLSEIKNIVGIKEASGSMDQVTQILQLCNITVLSGDDSLTLPVMAVGGKGVISVVANIVPADVVSLTRFCLEGNLDAARKYHHKLFPLSKSMFIETNPIPVKTAMRLLSRINGEMRLPLCEMTKENENALHSVLKIYGLLSE, from the coding sequence ATGTTTAAGGGATCCTTTGTAGCATTAGTTACCCCCTTTAAAAACGGTCAGGTTGATTACGGAAAACTGAAAGAACTTGTTGAATTCCATATTGAGAACGGAACAAACGGGATTGTTCCGTGCGGTACAACAGGTGAATCTGCTACCCTTTCATTTGATGAACATAAGCAAATAATAACAGAGGTGGTGAATACGGTAAACGGGAGGGTCTCCGTGCTGGCAGGAACAGGTTCAAATAATACGAGAGAAGCCCTGCATTTGACACAACATGCAAAAAACGTTGGAGCAAATGGATCACTGCTTATTACACCCTATTATAATAAACCTACTGCAGAGGGACTCTACCGTCATTACAGAACGATTGCTGAAGAGGTTGATATTCCAATGGTAATCTATAATGTCCCGTCAAGAACCGGCATATCAATTTTGCCGGAAACAGTGGCGAAGCTCTCTGAAATTAAGAATATCGTTGGAATAAAGGAAGCAAGTGGGAGCATGGATCAGGTTACCCAGATATTACAGTTGTGCAACATAACCGTTCTTTCCGGAGACGATTCTCTCACCTTGCCTGTTATGGCTGTAGGCGGGAAAGGGGTCATATCTGTAGTGGCCAATATTGTTCCGGCGGACGTGGTTTCGTTAACCCGTTTCTGTCTGGAAGGTAATCTTGATGCGGCCAGGAAATATCATCATAAACTTTTTCCGCTTTCAAAGAGTATGTTTATTGAGACAAATCCTATTCCGGTAAAAACTGCCATGAGATTGCTGTCCAGAATTAACGGAGAGATGCGTTTGCCGCTTTGCGAAATGACGAAAGAAAACGAGAACGCATTGCATTCGGTATTGAAGATCTATGGCTTACTGTCTGAATAA
- the folE gene encoding GTP cyclohydrolase I FolE translates to MVNKQKVIESVRLFLEAIGEDPTREGLVKTPERVAEMCGEIFAGIGKDSHSEIKVLKSEKYDEIVLLKDIPFYSMCEHHLLPFSGVAHVAYIPQGNRVTGISKLARVVEIEAKRLQVQERLTTDIAESVMKALRPKGVLVIIEAEHLCMTMRGIKKPGTRVQTSVVRGIFRNNPATRAEAMALIKGHSF, encoded by the coding sequence TTGGTAAACAAACAAAAGGTTATAGAATCTGTACGCCTTTTTTTAGAGGCTATTGGCGAGGATCCCACCCGTGAAGGTCTTGTTAAAACACCGGAAAGGGTTGCCGAGATGTGCGGGGAAATATTTGCTGGTATTGGAAAGGATTCGCATTCGGAAATAAAAGTGCTGAAGTCAGAAAAGTATGACGAAATTGTCCTTTTAAAGGATATTCCCTTCTATTCAATGTGCGAACACCACCTTCTTCCCTTTAGCGGTGTTGCACATGTCGCATACATTCCCCAGGGAAACAGGGTAACCGGCATTAGTAAACTTGCCAGGGTTGTTGAAATAGAGGCAAAGCGCCTTCAGGTTCAGGAAAGACTTACGACCGATATTGCAGAGTCTGTCATGAAGGCATTACGTCCAAAAGGGGTACTTGTCATTATCGAGGCCGAACATCTTTGCATGACCATGAGGGGTATTAAAAAACCAGGCACAAGGGTGCAAACATCTGTGGTGCGTGGTATCTTTCGCAATAATCCGGCTACCCGGGCAGAGGCTATGGCACTGATTAAGGGTCATTCATTTTGA
- a CDS encoding TolC family protein has protein sequence MIKEGASHRIVIFSITFLFIIVCYRGISWGNEDEIQISSAPLPENRIELSSDITFLRLGIKDSILHALRNNFDIEISKLDIKRSDYDIGIERSVYDPILGLRGNIDRSKTPINSQLVGGFDVPPQIIVFQPFIDRGRTANAVIQSLIPTGATLALEYSVFRNFIDPNRFRFLNPSYTNVLEARVTQPLLKGGGLFYNRSLISIARNNKRISLAQFKSLAMEVSDLVQMAYWNFVKAKEDLKVARKSLERAEDLLRKNRIQVEVGVLAPIEIIVAEAGVAARVEAVITAENAIKNREDELKRIMNLENDAIVSDAVIIPVDKPVFEPKTVELEDAMRVAMERRPELHGLQLEVENAAMRSKRRRNELYPQFDFTGGFRYTGLGDSIGDSNDLLWDFRGEFFGLSLSMPIGNRSARSQYNKSKIEQRQAAMNVKKKELDIVVEVRGAVRDAMTNIERVYATRKSRELAEKRLEVEERKLEVGRSTSLEILRAQEDLATAEGNEVKAIVDYEISLGNLERAKGTIFDAYGIELEEEVA, from the coding sequence ATGATAAAGGAGGGGGCTTCCCATAGGATAGTTATTTTCTCCATTACTTTTCTATTCATTATCGTATGTTATAGAGGCATCTCCTGGGGTAATGAAGACGAGATTCAAATATCTTCCGCACCATTGCCGGAAAATCGTATAGAATTGAGTTCAGATATAACATTTCTCAGACTCGGTATCAAGGACAGCATTCTTCACGCCTTGCGCAATAATTTTGACATTGAGATATCGAAACTCGACATAAAACGGAGTGACTATGATATCGGTATAGAAAGATCGGTGTACGATCCTATCCTTGGGCTGAGGGGTAATATTGATCGTAGCAAAACGCCCATTAATAGCCAATTGGTTGGCGGTTTCGATGTTCCGCCCCAGATTATTGTTTTTCAGCCTTTTATTGACAGGGGAAGGACTGCAAATGCAGTTATTCAGTCATTAATACCTACGGGGGCAACCTTAGCTTTGGAATATAGCGTGTTCAGGAACTTTATAGACCCCAACCGCTTCCGGTTTTTAAATCCGTCCTATACAAATGTTCTTGAAGCAAGGGTTACGCAGCCTTTGCTGAAGGGTGGGGGTCTGTTTTATAACAGGAGTCTTATCTCCATTGCACGGAATAATAAAAGGATATCCCTTGCTCAGTTCAAGTCCCTCGCAATGGAGGTTTCTGACCTTGTTCAAATGGCATATTGGAATTTTGTGAAGGCAAAGGAAGATCTAAAGGTAGCAAGAAAATCCCTGGAACGTGCAGAGGATTTGTTAAGGAAAAACAGGATACAGGTAGAGGTTGGTGTACTTGCGCCGATTGAAATCATAGTTGCGGAAGCTGGCGTTGCAGCAAGGGTGGAAGCAGTAATTACCGCAGAAAATGCCATTAAGAACAGGGAGGATGAACTGAAAAGGATTATGAATCTGGAAAACGATGCGATTGTTTCCGATGCTGTAATTATTCCGGTAGACAAGCCGGTTTTTGAGCCGAAAACAGTTGAACTGGAAGATGCCATGAGGGTGGCTATGGAAAGACGTCCTGAATTACATGGATTACAACTGGAAGTAGAAAATGCAGCGATGCGGTCAAAAAGACGAAGGAATGAATTGTATCCGCAATTTGATTTTACCGGAGGGTTTCGCTATACAGGTCTCGGAGACAGCATAGGAGATAGCAACGATCTTTTATGGGATTTTCGGGGGGAATTTTTTGGTCTCTCCTTGTCAATGCCTATAGGAAACAGGTCAGCAAGAAGTCAGTATAACAAATCAAAAATCGAGCAACGTCAGGCTGCCATGAATGTGAAAAAAAAGGAACTTGATATCGTGGTTGAGGTAAGGGGCGCTGTCCGGGATGCGATGACGAATATCGAAAGGGTTTATGCTACACGGAAGTCCAGGGAATTAGCCGAAAAAAGGCTGGAGGTAGAAGAGAGGAAACTGGAAGTAGGCAGATCAACAAGCCTGGAGATACTAAGGGCACAGGAAGACCTGGCTACGGCAGAAGGTAACGAAGTGAAGGCGATTGTTGATTATGAAATATCCCTGGGTAATTTAGAAAGGGCTAAAGGAACAATCTTTGATGCTTACGGTATTGAACTGGAAGAAGAGGTTGCTTAA
- a CDS encoding phosphoenolpyruvate carboxykinase, with protein MSKTMSPISHNDEWEIVKRIIGYFKNASNVLDFTDWTLRRNAERFASLTKFGNMAVHSTVKNRSAKVTVCAGSDAVRLKTLNVRQAEIMSNLPVTLSLVEDYIKKAPFVRVSRTIGRNDEFSPHCTIFVSVQRPEMIRLAYMTWATLFPPNEGEPKQYLLYIPEWQESDRQIIVFPEISVTFVLGSDYYGESKKGFLRMAMWNAKQKGMLGLHAGSKILKARQSDGRLRKYGFLIFGMSGTGKTTHTCHTHDLHDKDEGIEILQDDVVFLKKDGSAYGSERGFYLKTEGLDSVTQPLIYKAATSRDAVFENIMVDYEGNLYFDDDILTSNGRGIMQREDLKPYISETINLPPVDELDGLIVAFITRRHTVVPLAAKLTPEQAAAVFMLGESIETSAGDPRRAGESIREVGTNPFIIGDKAYEGNWFYDFVKQHEGKVHCYQLNTGGLGEIIEKHPDGTRVLKRKVLRVEIPEMSSIIRGIVRGTNKWHKDKYWNLEVPVFVDGVDLSKYDVEKFYNVDEILKQVSDLRCERIEYIEKFNTLNKAIITAVKTI; from the coding sequence ATGTCAAAAACAATGTCGCCAATATCTCACAATGATGAATGGGAAATTGTAAAACGGATTATAGGGTATTTTAAGAACGCTTCAAATGTTCTTGATTTTACCGACTGGACTTTGCGAAGAAATGCAGAACGGTTTGCATCGCTTACTAAATTCGGGAATATGGCTGTCCATTCTACGGTAAAGAATCGCAGCGCAAAGGTGACTGTGTGTGCAGGGAGTGATGCCGTCCGGCTAAAGACACTCAATGTCAGGCAGGCAGAAATTATGAGCAATTTACCGGTAACATTATCATTGGTCGAAGATTATATCAAAAAGGCACCATTTGTGAGGGTCAGTAGGACAATAGGGCGGAATGATGAATTTTCACCCCATTGCACGATTTTCGTTTCTGTTCAGAGACCAGAGATGATACGGCTTGCCTATATGACCTGGGCAACTCTTTTTCCTCCCAATGAAGGAGAACCAAAGCAGTATCTTCTTTACATTCCTGAATGGCAGGAGTCCGATCGCCAAATCATTGTTTTCCCTGAAATAAGTGTAACTTTCGTATTAGGTAGTGACTATTATGGGGAGTCCAAGAAAGGATTCCTGAGAATGGCTATGTGGAATGCCAAACAAAAGGGAATGTTAGGGCTCCATGCAGGTTCAAAGATCTTAAAAGCAAGGCAAAGTGACGGGCGGCTCCGGAAATACGGGTTCCTTATTTTTGGAATGAGCGGTACGGGAAAGACAACTCATACCTGTCATACACATGATTTACATGACAAGGATGAGGGAATAGAGATATTACAGGACGATGTGGTTTTTCTTAAAAAAGATGGTTCTGCATATGGATCAGAGCGTGGTTTTTACCTGAAAACAGAAGGGCTTGATTCTGTTACCCAGCCCTTAATATACAAAGCAGCAACGTCACGCGATGCCGTTTTTGAAAATATTATGGTAGATTATGAAGGTAACCTCTATTTTGACGATGATATTTTAACAAGTAACGGGCGCGGGATTATGCAGCGTGAAGACCTTAAGCCTTACATTTCTGAGACGATTAACCTGCCACCTGTAGATGAACTGGATGGGCTGATTGTTGCTTTCATTACCCGCCGGCACACCGTCGTGCCGCTTGCTGCAAAACTTACCCCTGAACAGGCGGCCGCTGTATTCATGCTGGGTGAATCTATAGAAACATCCGCCGGAGATCCCAGGCGCGCAGGGGAATCTATCCGGGAAGTGGGAACTAACCCTTTTATTATCGGAGATAAAGCATACGAAGGAAACTGGTTCTATGATTTTGTTAAACAGCATGAGGGTAAGGTTCATTGTTATCAGTTAAATACAGGGGGGCTCGGAGAGATCATCGAAAAGCATCCAGACGGTACAAGAGTATTAAAACGGAAAGTATTGCGGGTTGAGATTCCGGAGATGTCATCTATTATCAGGGGCATTGTGCGTGGCACAAATAAATGGCATAAGGATAAATACTGGAATCTTGAAGTGCCGGTGTTTGTTGATGGTGTTGATTTATCTAAATATGACGTTGAAAAGTTCTACAATGTTGATGAGATATTGAAACAGGTATCTGATTTACGTTGTGAGCGCATTGAATATATAGAAAAATTTAACACCCTAAATAAAGCCATAATAACGGCAGTGAAAACTATATAA
- a CDS encoding Rrf2 family transcriptional regulator, which produces MKLSKKSDYALRAMIYLAMNYQKRTLQIKEISVKENIPQKFLENILLTLRKLGILNSKMGLKGGYELARSPDLITLGEVIRALDGAIAPVDCVSQMSYKPCPEEITCVIRSVMMEVRNAITDVLDTMTFADMCKRAKESLEKKENMDTFSYSI; this is translated from the coding sequence ATGAAACTCTCTAAAAAAAGTGATTATGCCCTTCGTGCGATGATTTATCTTGCGATGAACTACCAGAAGAGGACGTTGCAAATCAAGGAAATTTCTGTTAAAGAAAATATACCGCAGAAATTTTTGGAGAATATCCTGCTTACGCTAAGAAAACTGGGGATACTCAATAGTAAAATGGGGCTTAAAGGTGGCTATGAACTTGCCAGATCACCTGATCTTATTACCCTGGGCGAAGTAATCAGGGCGCTGGACGGGGCAATTGCGCCGGTAGATTGTGTGAGCCAGATGTCTTACAAACCATGTCCTGAAGAGATAACGTGTGTGATTCGCAGTGTGATGATGGAGGTTCGGAATGCCATAACAGATGTACTGGATACCATGACCTTTGCAGATATGTGTAAGCGTGCGAAAGAATCATTAGAGAAAAAAGAGAACATGGATACTTTTTCTTACTCTATTTAA
- a CDS encoding ABC transporter substrate-binding protein: MKILRYGGILCVSFFFMVSGIACSKKGDDSTVRVGYFPNMTHAQAVIGLSDGTFASYLGPDIEIKTTLFNAGPSLIEAVFSGDIDIAYVGPGPAINGYVRSNGKAFKVISGAVSGGSLFVVRPDSDIKKAVDLSGKRIASPQLGNTQDIALRGYLRKNGLKPREEGGTVTILPLRNPDILSLFLRGQIDGAWVPEPWGTRLIREAGGEIFLDESTLWKDGEFCLTLIIVRTDFLDKRPDLVKRWLAAHVQITRRINWHPKKAKRDIGNRLKTLTGISFPREIVDEAFSRLMVTYDPVISSVLSYAEMAYNAGFFGEQMPDLSGMIDLRLLNEVLQRRSLPLVDEKR, from the coding sequence GTGAAGATTTTAAGATACGGGGGTATTTTATGTGTTTCGTTCTTTTTCATGGTAAGTGGTATTGCTTGTTCGAAAAAAGGTGATGATTCTACTGTCCGTGTAGGATATTTTCCCAATATGACCCATGCGCAGGCAGTTATTGGCCTGTCAGATGGTACTTTTGCATCCTATTTAGGACCTGATATTGAGATAAAGACAACTCTTTTTAATGCAGGGCCGTCACTCATTGAAGCAGTATTCTCCGGAGATATTGATATTGCATATGTGGGACCTGGTCCTGCAATAAATGGATATGTGCGTTCGAATGGTAAGGCCTTTAAAGTGATTTCAGGTGCAGTAAGTGGTGGTTCATTGTTTGTGGTAAGGCCGGATTCTGATATAAAAAAGGCTGTCGATCTTTCAGGAAAAAGGATTGCATCGCCGCAGCTTGGAAATACCCAGGATATTGCCCTCCGGGGGTATCTGAGAAAGAATGGCCTGAAACCTCGGGAAGAAGGAGGAACGGTTACTATCCTTCCTCTGCGTAATCCAGATATCTTAAGTCTATTTCTAAGAGGCCAGATTGATGGGGCATGGGTACCGGAACCTTGGGGAACAAGACTTATTCGGGAGGCAGGCGGAGAAATCTTTCTTGATGAAAGTACCTTATGGAAGGATGGAGAGTTTTGTTTAACCCTGATAATTGTGAGAACTGATTTTTTGGATAAACGTCCTGATCTGGTCAAACGATGGTTGGCAGCTCATGTACAAATAACCCGGCGGATTAACTGGCATCCTAAAAAAGCAAAAAGGGATATAGGGAATCGCCTTAAGACCCTTACCGGAATATCCTTTCCAAGAGAAATCGTTGATGAAGCCTTTTCTCGGTTGATGGTTACGTATGATCCTGTTATTTCTTCAGTTCTCTCCTATGCTGAAATGGCATATAATGCCGGTTTTTTTGGGGAACAAATGCCTGATTTGTCAGGAATGATTGATTTGCGCTTACTCAATGAAGTACTTCAAAGGAGGTCGTTGCCACTTGTGGATGAAAAAAGATAA